GCTTGGTGTCGAAGCCTTTGTCGATTTTTTTGCGCAGGAAATTGATGTACACGTCCACCACGTTCGAGCCGGTGTCGAAGCTCAGGTCCCAAACGTGCTCCAGCAAGTCGGCGCGGCCCACCACCCGGTTTTGGTGGCGCAGTAGGTATTCGAGCAGGGCAAACTCGCGGGCCGTGAGTTGCACGGCCTGGCCGGCGCGCGTTACGCGCTTGGCGGCGGGGTCGAGGGTGAGGTCGGCCAGGTGCAGGGGCGCGGCGGGGGCGGGGGCCTCGGTGCGGCGGCGCACCAGGGCCCGCAGGCGCGCCAGCAGCTCCTCAAAGGCGAAGGGCTTCACGAGGTAGTCGTCGGCCCCGGCGTCGAGGCCCCGGATTTTATCGTCCGTTTCGCCCAGCGCCGTCAGTATCAGGATGGGCACGCCCGCGTCGTGGGCCCGCACCTGGCGGCACACCTCCAGCCCGCCCAGCCCGGGCAGCAACTGGTCGAGGATGAGGCAGTCGTAGCGCGTGGCCTGCGCCCGGGTCAGCCCCAGCAGGCCATCGGCGGCCAGGTCCACGGTGTAGCCCTGCTCGCTGAGGCCCTGGTGCAGAAACGCGGCCACGGAAGGTTCGTCTTCGACTAATAGAATGCGCATGGAATCGATAAATGGGGGCCCCAAAGGAACGTGCCGGCCGCTTAAGACCGGTCATAAGCTCAGCTTAACGGTGAACTTTTGAATTGACTTTGCGTTTGCGGACGAAAATACATGGCTGAATTATCTGCGTACCCCGACCTGATTCCCACCTACGAGCCCCACCGCCTGAAGGCCCTGCGCCAGTACCAGGTGCTGAGCGTACCCGGCCAGC
This genomic stretch from Hymenobacter sp. PAMC 26628 harbors:
- a CDS encoding response regulator transcription factor, yielding MRILLVEDEPSVAAFLHQGLSEQGYTVDLAADGLLGLTRAQATRYDCLILDQLLPGLGGLEVCRQVRAHDAGVPILILTALGETDDKIRGLDAGADDYLVKPFAFEELLARLRALVRRRTEAPAPAAPLHLADLTLDPAAKRVTRAGQAVQLTAREFALLEYLLRHQNRVVGRADLLEHVWDLSFDTGSNVVDVYINFLRKKIDKGFDTKLIHTLVGMGYMMKTED